The nucleotide sequence ATCTCACCGGAGATGGTTGGTTTCACTTTCGGAGTCTACAATGGAAAAATATTTATTTCTGTTACGCCAACAGAGGAGATGGTAGGACACAGACTGGGAGAATTTTCACCGACACGCAAATTCACACGGCACGGAGGCAAGATGCAAAAAGAAATCGAAACAGCCGCTAAGCAAAAAGAAGCTGATGCGTCAAAGGCAGCCAAGGCATCTGATACTAAGAAGAAATAATCTAGATCAATATGAAAGTCACAGCAGAATTAAAC is from Parcubacteria group bacterium and encodes:
- the rpsS gene encoding 30S ribosomal protein S19; the encoded protein is MTRSLKKGPYVDERLIKKVLDKKPGDRSVIKTWLRAAVISPEMVGFTFGVYNGKIFISVTPTEEMVGHRLGEFSPTRKFTRHGGKMQKEIETAAKQKEADASKAAKASDTKKK